A single genomic interval of Microbacterium oleivorans harbors:
- a CDS encoding ArsR/SmtB family transcription factor has product MDADSVFEALASPVRRDILAFLADNGECNAGAIADQISHVARTSVSTHLRILRGAGLVRERRDGRQRLYSLDREGSATLAVGFFQTLMANSLEQVEERLEKTVTSSSASVTPPLRDAS; this is encoded by the coding sequence ATGGATGCCGACAGCGTGTTCGAGGCGCTCGCAAGCCCCGTCCGCCGCGACATCCTCGCTTTCCTCGCCGATAACGGCGAGTGCAACGCGGGCGCGATCGCAGATCAGATCTCCCACGTGGCGCGCACGTCGGTGTCTACTCATCTGCGGATCCTGCGCGGGGCCGGGCTGGTCCGTGAACGTCGCGATGGGCGCCAGAGACTGTACTCGCTCGACCGTGAAGGCTCTGCGACTCTCGCCGTGGGCTTTTTCCAGACCCTGATGGCGAACTCGCTCGAGCAGGTCGAGGAGCGCCTGGAGAAGACGGTCACCTCGTCTTCCGCGTCGGTGACACCGCCTCTTCGCGACGCCAGCTGA
- a CDS encoding ABC transporter substrate-binding protein, translated as MSGIVLTATEIVRLDRATVFESFAAARGGWLFDAECDRLAVGEPISLIVPFARGTDPFRLYGRITQLSFPAEIVIEHAQPWRGRIRIRLTEQPTRATRIVLACDIDDAGIDWLTRRAGLPVPTSGGAGADRVGLLTSKTGAGAIFALAAENAATLAVEEVNADGQRPLELVVADDATDPLIAGIEAERLARAGCRAIVASVTSASFARVQEVAHRRGILAIHALLNEGGPPSSTSIRLGERPAQQIQAAVPSIMRATSATDWFVIGHTYSWSAAVFELARQMIPAAGGRIVAEAAVGLGHSDYDAVVERIVRSGAELVLTSLVGQDEVRYERAAYDAGLRDSTTTLSLVLDESTLERIGGQQSEGLWSAMGYFETLSTESNRMFVHRYRERFGRWAPPLSTMSEAVYSAILLLGGALHEEPDGSPASIIGALRRAHRHTPRGLLSFADEETYQQEIRLAAARDNRFVLSS; from the coding sequence ATGAGCGGGATCGTCCTCACCGCCACCGAGATCGTTCGGCTCGATCGGGCCACCGTGTTCGAGTCCTTCGCGGCCGCCCGGGGAGGCTGGTTGTTCGACGCCGAATGCGATCGGCTGGCGGTCGGTGAGCCGATTTCTTTGATCGTGCCGTTCGCACGCGGGACCGACCCGTTCCGGTTGTACGGGCGCATCACCCAGCTGAGTTTTCCCGCGGAGATTGTGATCGAGCACGCGCAGCCATGGCGGGGCCGGATTCGGATCCGACTCACAGAGCAACCGACCAGAGCCACACGGATCGTGCTGGCCTGCGACATCGATGACGCGGGAATCGACTGGCTGACCCGACGTGCAGGACTGCCCGTGCCCACGAGTGGCGGCGCGGGGGCTGATCGCGTCGGCTTGCTCACGAGCAAGACGGGAGCCGGTGCGATCTTCGCTCTCGCCGCCGAGAACGCCGCCACGCTCGCGGTGGAGGAGGTCAACGCGGACGGGCAGCGACCACTCGAACTGGTCGTCGCCGACGACGCGACCGATCCTCTGATCGCCGGCATCGAAGCGGAACGTCTGGCACGGGCCGGATGCCGTGCGATCGTAGCCTCCGTGACCTCGGCGAGCTTCGCGCGGGTGCAGGAGGTCGCCCACCGTCGCGGCATCCTCGCGATCCACGCGCTCCTCAACGAAGGTGGACCCCCCTCGTCCACCTCCATCAGGCTCGGAGAGCGGCCCGCGCAGCAGATCCAAGCCGCAGTTCCCTCGATCATGCGCGCGACGAGTGCGACCGACTGGTTCGTCATCGGTCACACATATTCATGGTCCGCAGCCGTCTTCGAGCTCGCGCGACAGATGATTCCCGCTGCGGGCGGTCGCATCGTTGCCGAAGCGGCGGTCGGGCTGGGCCATTCTGACTACGACGCCGTCGTCGAACGAATCGTGCGGTCGGGCGCCGAACTCGTCCTCACCTCACTGGTCGGGCAAGACGAGGTGCGATACGAGCGGGCGGCGTACGACGCCGGCCTCAGGGATTCGACGACGACGCTCTCCCTGGTGTTGGACGAGTCGACACTCGAGCGGATCGGAGGTCAGCAGAGCGAGGGACTCTGGTCCGCGATGGGCTACTTCGAAACCCTGTCGACGGAGTCGAATCGCATGTTCGTGCACCGCTACCGTGAGCGTTTCGGTCGCTGGGCCCCGCCGCTGTCGACGATGTCGGAAGCGGTGTACAGCGCAATCCTCCTCCTCGGAGGCGCATTGCACGAGGAGCCCGACGGTTCGCCGGCGAGCATCATCGGCGCACTGCGCAGGGCGCACCGACACACCCCGCGCGGGCTGCTCTCCTTCGCGGACGAGGAGACGTACCAGCAGGAGATCCGGCTCGCCGCTGCGCGGGACAACAGGTTCGTTCTCAGTTCCTGA
- a CDS encoding SDR family NAD(P)-dependent oxidoreductase → MTPEREPQVVLVTGSSGGIGAAVVSALQARGDVVLGADRSPLPEQTLSRFFELDVTDEMRTADVVREVVAAHGRIDVLVHAAGVLGGTPDPLTTTTEEFERIMRINATGTFTITREVGNAMRDGGTKGTILLLSSVAAKEARVDYLPYNASKIAVLHIMWSMAKILGPSGISVNAVNPGPVNTPLWSQLADQSGAAQAARDARAAQLPMGRFAEPEEVAGAIRFLTDPDNRYITGVSLDVAGGAHLGIGS, encoded by the coding sequence GTGACGCCCGAACGTGAGCCGCAGGTCGTCCTCGTCACGGGATCCAGCGGGGGAATCGGCGCGGCCGTCGTCTCAGCTCTCCAGGCACGTGGCGACGTCGTTCTCGGGGCGGATCGTTCGCCCCTGCCGGAACAGACCCTCAGCCGATTCTTCGAGCTCGATGTCACGGACGAGATGCGAACGGCCGACGTCGTTCGAGAGGTCGTCGCCGCACACGGTCGCATCGACGTCCTCGTGCACGCGGCAGGAGTGCTCGGCGGGACGCCCGATCCGCTGACCACCACGACCGAGGAGTTCGAGCGCATCATGCGCATCAACGCCACGGGCACGTTCACGATCACCCGTGAGGTCGGCAACGCGATGAGGGACGGCGGCACGAAAGGCACGATCCTTCTCTTGTCCTCGGTGGCGGCGAAGGAAGCGCGCGTCGACTACCTGCCGTACAACGCGAGCAAGATCGCCGTACTGCACATCATGTGGTCGATGGCGAAGATCCTCGGCCCGAGCGGCATCTCGGTCAATGCCGTCAACCCGGGTCCGGTCAACACGCCGCTGTGGTCACAGCTGGCCGACCAGTCGGGCGCTGCTCAGGCAGCGCGCGACGCCCGGGCGGCGCAACTGCCCATGGGCCGGTTCGCCGAGCCCGAGGAAGTAGCCGGCGCCATCCGGTTCCTCACCGACCCGGACAACAGGTACATCACCGGGGTCTCTCTCGACGTCGCGGGTGGAGCACACCTCGGCATCGGGTCCTGA
- a CDS encoding Gfo/Idh/MocA family protein — protein MSRVRVGVVGAGNIASIAQLPTLVQREDVELRALVSRRDDPSAVQRRWGFTNVYRTVDEMMAAEDLDAVFVLTPRSEHVAAVESALRAGVDVFCEKPLATSTADAIRLAELADEHGRVLMVGLNRRFAPVYVAAREAFGAAGASFCVAQKNRAGSEYRATFENAIHMVDLLRWFCGGDVVDVSAASAGTDPWEEEGTAALVRFSTGNTGVLVAARAAGAWGEKLDAYGQRRSAEVVAPDSVAVTVDGVRTVRSMSPEAFGWATATETFGFADAVRHFLDRVKDRQPPLTSGWEAAKTQQLLDQILAAAGLPTQEQEGRAWSSMAVK, from the coding sequence ATGAGTCGCGTTCGCGTCGGGGTCGTCGGTGCCGGCAACATCGCCAGCATCGCCCAGCTGCCGACTCTCGTCCAGCGCGAGGATGTAGAACTGCGAGCCCTGGTGTCGCGCCGCGACGACCCCAGCGCCGTGCAGCGCCGGTGGGGCTTCACGAACGTCTACCGCACCGTCGACGAGATGATGGCCGCTGAGGATCTCGACGCCGTCTTCGTCCTCACCCCGCGCTCCGAACATGTCGCTGCGGTCGAGAGCGCCCTGCGCGCCGGCGTCGACGTGTTCTGCGAGAAGCCGCTGGCCACCTCCACGGCGGACGCGATCCGCCTCGCCGAGCTCGCCGATGAGCACGGTCGAGTACTGATGGTCGGCCTCAACCGCCGGTTCGCGCCCGTGTACGTCGCGGCGCGGGAGGCCTTCGGAGCCGCTGGCGCGTCGTTCTGCGTCGCGCAGAAGAACCGGGCCGGGTCCGAGTACCGGGCCACCTTCGAGAACGCGATCCACATGGTGGACCTGCTGCGCTGGTTCTGCGGGGGCGACGTCGTCGATGTCTCGGCCGCGTCTGCCGGAACGGACCCCTGGGAAGAAGAGGGCACAGCCGCTCTCGTGCGATTCTCCACGGGCAACACCGGCGTGCTCGTCGCAGCGCGCGCCGCGGGGGCGTGGGGCGAGAAGCTCGACGCGTACGGCCAGAGGCGATCCGCCGAGGTCGTGGCTCCGGACAGCGTCGCGGTGACGGTGGACGGGGTCCGAACCGTTCGCTCCATGAGCCCCGAAGCGTTCGGCTGGGCCACAGCGACGGAGACGTTCGGGTTCGCCGACGCGGTCCGGCACTTCCTCGACCGGGTCAAAGACCGTCAGCCGCCGCTCACCTCGGGGTGGGAGGCAGCCAAGACACAACAGCTCCTCGATCAGATCCTCGCCGCGGCAGGCCTTCCGACACAGGAACAGGAGGGCCGCGCATGGTCGAGCATGGCAGTCAAGTGA
- a CDS encoding sugar phosphate isomerase/epimerase family protein, with product MRIAGHTLGTPDQTVPEALRLFARAGLDAAEVIYQDDYRSGLPLGDAAAAAEAARVSAGEGIPIIGLTPYTTAFNSTDERERVRAVDDIRSAIDIAHTTGASRIRIYSGSWQPDRENHAAHWDQLVRSLTELSAPAADAGVVLCAENHFGTMTQTAADTARLVREVGSAAVRVLYDQANLTFTHDEGVDEAFAVQADLIGHVHVKDLVFKDPDAPFVASETARVHAEERAVMSRVVGDGAIDWHHILHRLRGVGYDDVLSLEYEYRWHPQDLDVPEVGFRRGADHLRSLLLDIDSRAQGETAEVSS from the coding sequence ATGAGAATCGCCGGACACACCCTCGGCACCCCCGATCAGACCGTCCCCGAGGCGCTCCGCCTCTTCGCCCGTGCGGGCCTCGACGCCGCCGAAGTGATCTATCAGGACGATTACCGCAGTGGCCTGCCTCTCGGGGACGCCGCAGCGGCCGCGGAAGCCGCACGGGTCTCGGCCGGCGAGGGCATCCCGATCATCGGGCTCACTCCGTACACAACGGCGTTCAACTCGACTGACGAACGCGAGCGCGTCCGCGCTGTCGACGACATCCGCTCGGCCATCGACATCGCCCACACCACGGGCGCCAGCCGGATCCGCATCTACTCCGGCTCGTGGCAGCCCGACCGAGAGAACCACGCCGCGCACTGGGATCAGCTCGTACGTTCGCTCACCGAGCTCTCGGCGCCCGCCGCCGACGCCGGTGTCGTGCTGTGCGCCGAGAACCATTTCGGCACGATGACCCAGACTGCCGCCGACACCGCTCGACTCGTCCGCGAGGTCGGTTCCGCCGCCGTCCGTGTGCTCTACGACCAGGCGAACCTCACGTTCACCCATGACGAGGGTGTCGATGAGGCGTTCGCGGTCCAAGCCGACCTGATCGGGCACGTCCACGTGAAAGATCTCGTCTTCAAGGATCCTGATGCTCCATTCGTCGCGTCCGAGACGGCACGTGTGCACGCGGAGGAGCGCGCCGTCATGTCGCGCGTCGTGGGCGACGGCGCGATCGACTGGCACCACATCCTGCATCGGCTCCGCGGTGTCGGCTACGACGACGTGCTCTCACTGGAGTACGAGTACCGCTGGCACCCGCAGGATCTCGACGTGCCGGAGGTCGGGTTCCGTCGCGGCGCCGACCATCTCCGCTCGCTCCTGCTCGACATCGACAGTCGCGCGCAGGGCGAGACGGCGGAGGTGAGCTCATGA
- a CDS encoding VOC family protein, with protein sequence MTPLSPGLPGLQYVDHVAFTVPDLDDATRLFTVLLGAEVLYESTRGPDAAVMPEHFGVPADAHLKLRMLRLPPNLNVELFQWWSEDRSPVFPRASDAGGHHLCFVVNDVDDVVAAIGDLPGIDVLGARKEVAGDSPAVAGNRWVYARTSWGLILEFVDRSRVADPPHLVGPADWHAHTPSITMEASS encoded by the coding sequence ATGACTCCCCTCTCTCCCGGCCTTCCCGGTCTGCAGTACGTCGATCATGTGGCGTTCACCGTGCCGGATCTCGACGACGCCACACGCCTGTTCACTGTGCTTCTCGGCGCGGAGGTGCTGTACGAATCCACTCGCGGCCCCGACGCGGCGGTGATGCCGGAGCACTTCGGAGTGCCCGCAGACGCGCATCTGAAGCTGCGCATGTTGCGACTTCCACCCAACCTCAACGTCGAGTTGTTCCAGTGGTGGAGCGAGGATCGCTCGCCGGTGTTCCCCCGCGCCAGCGACGCGGGCGGCCACCATCTGTGCTTCGTGGTGAACGACGTCGACGACGTCGTCGCCGCCATCGGCGACCTCCCCGGGATCGACGTCCTCGGCGCCCGCAAAGAAGTCGCCGGCGACAGTCCGGCCGTCGCGGGGAACCGATGGGTGTACGCGCGCACGTCGTGGGGCCTCATCCTCGAGTTCGTCGACCGGTCCCGCGTCGCCGATCCCCCGCATCTCGTCGGCCCGGCCGATTGGCACGCTCACACCCCCTCGATCACCATGGAGGCCTCCTCATGA
- a CDS encoding LacI family DNA-binding transcriptional regulator, translating to MAEVSIDDVAEAAGVHRSTVSRAFSRPDAVRTATREHVLQVAARLGYSMNPLAQALRRGSSNLVPLIVPDITNPFFAELARATTAAAEARGYQLLLCITGGDTGQTAGYLSSMRSMFSPFGVVAPSTRVDLEALREHTFQNRIVVIDRVEDDPSVPTVTVDSTHGIDLAFDHLLTLGHTRIAYAPGIIGTHTAQDRWDAYHRAAGRHGVAPVVLEAAADADLAPGIVDHWLREPDRPTAMIASNDAIAFAVISELGARGFTVPGDLSVVGFDGLDSGAHFNPRLTSVRQPVTELGQLAIELGESLIAEGPPEHVVLKPTLLIRSSTQRLHR from the coding sequence ATGGCTGAGGTGAGCATCGACGATGTCGCCGAAGCAGCGGGCGTCCACCGGTCCACGGTGTCTCGCGCGTTCTCACGGCCGGACGCGGTTCGCACCGCGACGCGGGAGCATGTCCTGCAGGTGGCCGCTCGGCTGGGCTACTCCATGAACCCGCTGGCCCAGGCGCTTCGCCGCGGCTCGAGCAATCTCGTCCCCCTCATCGTCCCGGACATCACCAATCCGTTCTTCGCCGAGCTCGCGCGCGCGACGACCGCCGCCGCCGAGGCACGCGGGTATCAACTGCTGCTCTGCATCACCGGAGGCGACACCGGCCAGACAGCCGGCTACCTGAGTTCGATGCGCTCGATGTTCTCCCCTTTCGGGGTCGTCGCACCGTCCACTCGCGTCGACCTGGAGGCACTGCGCGAGCACACATTCCAGAACAGGATCGTGGTCATCGACCGGGTGGAGGACGACCCCTCCGTTCCCACCGTCACCGTCGACAGTACGCACGGCATCGACCTCGCTTTCGATCACCTCCTCACGCTCGGACACACGCGCATCGCTTACGCCCCGGGCATCATCGGAACCCACACGGCACAGGACCGCTGGGATGCCTATCATCGTGCGGCCGGCCGCCACGGTGTCGCGCCGGTCGTCCTGGAGGCCGCTGCGGACGCCGACCTGGCCCCCGGGATCGTCGACCACTGGTTGCGCGAACCGGATCGCCCGACGGCGATGATCGCGAGCAACGATGCGATCGCGTTCGCGGTGATCTCCGAACTGGGTGCCCGCGGGTTCACCGTGCCCGGCGACCTGTCCGTCGTCGGCTTCGACGGTCTCGACTCGGGTGCGCACTTCAACCCCAGACTGACCAGCGTCCGTCAACCCGTCACAGAGCTCGGGCAGCTCGCGATCGAGCTGGGAGAATCCCTCATCGCCGAGGGCCCACCCGAGCACGTCGTCCTCAAGCCGACCCTCCTCATCCGTTCATCGACCCAGAGACTTCACCGATGA
- a CDS encoding Gfo/Idh/MocA family protein — MKPGSDDLRPTAVLVGAAHWHAPLYLDGLSRRFRVAAVQDADLAVAEGVAARLGASATSDVDAALDHDGIDVAFVLSPHHQMLADARRLIRRRLPFVIEKPAGVGLRELRQLEEEARSAEVAVTVALVQRGAPIDSWLRQAGDIVYERMAFVAGPAHRYRRNGNPWMLDPTLSGGGSLMNLGPHFVDMALRHIGQPADVVRRRSAALHGEGVDDHATLVLSTPTGREAIVEVGYAFPDSPLKRYCSFTAAGTRGFASIDTTGNASFTDISGVTTTATLEVDSDPLYERLVDDVADTLASGFSGMSTLAELLSTMELIWSPEEDTAGRHG; from the coding sequence ATGAAGCCCGGATCCGACGATCTGCGCCCCACGGCCGTCCTCGTGGGCGCCGCGCACTGGCACGCACCGCTCTACCTCGACGGTCTGTCGAGGCGATTCCGCGTCGCTGCGGTGCAGGACGCGGACCTCGCCGTCGCAGAAGGGGTCGCCGCCCGCCTGGGCGCCTCGGCCACATCCGACGTCGACGCAGCCCTCGACCACGATGGGATCGACGTCGCGTTCGTGCTGAGCCCCCATCACCAGATGCTCGCGGACGCTCGCCGGCTGATCCGACGACGCCTTCCCTTCGTGATCGAGAAGCCCGCCGGCGTCGGCCTGCGCGAACTCAGACAGCTCGAGGAGGAGGCACGTTCGGCCGAGGTCGCGGTGACGGTCGCACTGGTGCAGCGAGGCGCACCCATCGACTCCTGGCTGCGCCAAGCCGGAGACATCGTCTACGAGCGGATGGCCTTCGTCGCCGGCCCCGCGCATCGATATCGACGGAACGGAAACCCCTGGATGCTCGATCCGACGCTGTCGGGAGGTGGCAGCTTGATGAATCTCGGGCCGCATTTCGTCGACATGGCGCTTCGCCACATCGGCCAGCCCGCCGACGTCGTCCGCCGTCGATCCGCGGCGCTGCACGGAGAAGGCGTAGACGATCACGCGACGCTCGTGCTGAGCACCCCCACCGGTCGAGAAGCCATCGTGGAGGTCGGATACGCGTTCCCCGATTCGCCGCTGAAGCGCTATTGCAGCTTCACCGCCGCCGGGACGCGTGGCTTCGCATCCATCGACACCACCGGCAACGCCTCGTTCACCGACATCTCCGGAGTGACGACGACCGCCACCCTCGAGGTCGATAGCGACCCGCTCTACGAGAGATTGGTCGACGACGTCGCCGACACCCTCGCGAGCGGATTCTCCGGCATGTCGACCCTGGCCGAGCTGCTGTCCACGATGGAGCTCATCTGGTCGCCCGAAGAAGACACGGCGGGCCGGCATGGCTGA
- a CDS encoding bifunctional 4-hydroxy-2-oxoglutarate aldolase/2-dehydro-3-deoxy-phosphogluconate aldolase has translation MFTKLRVLQTIHDSGNVLIVRLDTAEEAYEVAVAAVAGGIRALEITLSIPGALSVIQRLAERFAQDDVVIGAGTVLDEHAAWSSIQAGARFLVSPNLNPAMIRLANRYQIATISGAYTPTEILETAEAGADIVKLFPTEAGGIPYTKAVLAPLAHIPLLPAGGVTPGNVGDWFDAGVTAVGVGSAITKAGRPDGDMARVTDAAAEFVAALARVKR, from the coding sequence ATGTTCACCAAACTCCGCGTCCTGCAGACCATCCACGACTCCGGCAACGTGCTCATCGTGCGCCTCGACACCGCCGAGGAGGCTTACGAGGTCGCTGTCGCAGCGGTGGCTGGCGGCATCCGTGCACTCGAGATCACGCTCTCGATCCCCGGCGCGCTGAGCGTCATCCAGCGCCTCGCGGAACGCTTCGCTCAGGATGACGTGGTCATCGGGGCGGGTACCGTCCTCGACGAGCACGCGGCCTGGTCGAGCATCCAAGCAGGGGCCCGATTCCTCGTCAGCCCCAACCTCAACCCTGCGATGATCCGGCTCGCCAACCGCTATCAGATCGCGACCATCAGCGGGGCCTACACGCCCACGGAGATCCTCGAGACCGCCGAAGCGGGCGCGGACATCGTCAAGCTGTTCCCGACCGAAGCGGGAGGGATCCCGTACACCAAGGCCGTGCTTGCACCCCTTGCCCACATTCCCCTCCTCCCGGCAGGCGGGGTGACCCCGGGCAACGTCGGCGACTGGTTCGACGCCGGCGTCACCGCCGTCGGAGTGGGCAGCGCCATCACCAAGGCCGGCCGCCCGGACGGTGACATGGCCAGGGTGACCGACGCGGCGGCGGAGTTCGTGGCTGCGCTCGCGCGAGTGAAGCGGTGA
- a CDS encoding AAA family ATPase, translating to MPVAYITLGGAGSGKSTLSRHLSMLTGAVYLDKDTVAGPLVRVALEALGQDPSDRESNALYLGRIMPAEYETLFDTAGRNLELGHSVVLDAPFVAYLDDADFLRRVTENAGWPTTRIRVIHVETSPDIVRRRLIERGSSRDRAKLADWDGYWARFGVLRCRWSTGEHVSVSNDDDSALERLAALI from the coding sequence GTGCCGGTCGCATACATCACGCTCGGCGGCGCGGGGTCGGGAAAGTCGACCCTGTCCAGGCATCTCAGCATGCTCACCGGCGCGGTCTACCTCGACAAGGACACCGTCGCGGGTCCGCTCGTGAGAGTCGCGCTCGAGGCTCTCGGGCAGGACCCCTCCGACCGTGAATCGAACGCGTTGTATCTCGGGAGGATCATGCCGGCGGAGTACGAGACGCTCTTCGACACCGCGGGCCGTAACCTCGAGCTGGGGCACTCCGTCGTCCTGGACGCGCCCTTCGTCGCGTATCTCGACGACGCGGACTTCCTGCGTCGTGTCACCGAGAACGCGGGCTGGCCGACGACCCGCATCCGGGTGATCCACGTCGAGACATCGCCCGACATCGTTCGCCGACGTCTGATCGAACGCGGGAGCTCGCGTGATCGCGCCAAGCTCGCCGACTGGGACGGCTACTGGGCGAGGTTCGGCGTTCTTCGGTGCCGCTGGAGCACGGGGGAGCACGTGAGCGTCTCGAACGACGACGACTCCGCGCTGGAGCGTCTGGCAGCGCTGATCTGA
- a CDS encoding IclR family transcriptional regulator, translating into MALAEDVANAMHTLELLASRPEGRRVSEIAERLDVNKAIAHRLLAALMQAGYVFQDARTSSYVATHSLGALGLRQLSSSGVGTWAQRSLDSLAADCEELVRLAVATNDTLQWIAKAQGSNSSLRLDPVMGQDVVPHATASGKAWLSTLSAERIETVLDQEDRLSVTSRSALDRPALSIELDEVRHRGYATTFEEMDLGINAVAAPIFGAGAGREATGTISIAGPSVRMTRARMAELSPLLLASAADIAKSWPSYAYLMASEELSA; encoded by the coding sequence ATGGCACTAGCGGAAGACGTCGCGAACGCGATGCACACGCTCGAACTGCTGGCCTCCCGGCCGGAGGGTCGGCGCGTCAGCGAGATCGCCGAGCGCCTGGACGTCAACAAGGCCATCGCGCACCGCCTGCTCGCCGCGCTGATGCAGGCGGGATACGTCTTCCAGGATGCGCGCACCTCGAGCTATGTGGCCACCCACAGCCTCGGCGCCCTCGGCCTGCGTCAGCTCTCGTCCTCGGGGGTGGGGACCTGGGCCCAGCGCTCGCTGGACTCGCTCGCCGCTGACTGCGAGGAGCTCGTGCGTCTGGCCGTCGCCACCAATGACACGCTGCAGTGGATCGCCAAGGCCCAGGGCTCCAACTCCTCGCTCCGCCTGGACCCCGTGATGGGTCAGGACGTCGTCCCGCACGCGACCGCATCCGGCAAGGCCTGGCTTTCCACGCTCAGCGCCGAGCGCATCGAGACGGTCCTGGACCAGGAGGACCGTCTGAGTGTGACATCCCGCTCCGCCCTGGACCGACCTGCTCTCAGCATCGAGCTCGACGAGGTACGGCACCGCGGCTATGCCACGACGTTCGAAGAGATGGACCTCGGCATCAACGCCGTGGCGGCTCCCATCTTCGGGGCGGGAGCGGGCCGCGAGGCCACCGGCACCATCAGCATCGCCGGCCCGTCGGTGCGGATGACACGCGCGCGGATGGCCGAGCTCTCCCCGCTGCTGCTGGCGTCGGCGGCGGACATCGCCAAGAGCTGGCCGAGCTACGCCTACCTGATGGCGAGCGAGGAACTGTCCGCCTAG
- a CDS encoding MFS transporter, which produces MTSSPHTVSETAAEAAERPARKGQARNLLAGTVGHFVEWYDWYVYGLLAAVFSSQIFPSDSPFASLMAAFLTYAIGFIIRPLSGIILSPLADRYGRRRILSLAVSGMALGALIIGLTPPFAAVGYLAPIMFVVARILQGISAGTEGQSAIAFMVEHAPADRRGLFGSFTNMASGLATLAATAAAAIVTSAFAPDVLASWGWRIPFIVGGILGVVGLVLRARSDESPEFEASAMADQKSAPKKLLELLRNHPKAIVQTAALSAPAVAYYTWATFLPTYANLTSGRDLSSTLAGSVIGLALLVIVVPTCGYLSDRLGRRKIFPIVGATGMIVLFFPLLLLLQTPGFWVYVLVAASGWVVLGIWQSVYPTIQAELFPAAVRVSGIGFAHQIVIAVFGGTAPLIAAAFVGAGNPMGVAVYMIVVVTLCLIVYLTLPETGSRAPQATVSATDSISVVVDDPDIPMPDVRRRRDTAGVRGRRAAATEQ; this is translated from the coding sequence ATGACTTCGTCTCCCCACACCGTCAGCGAAACCGCTGCCGAGGCCGCCGAACGGCCCGCCCGCAAGGGCCAGGCGCGCAACCTGCTGGCCGGAACCGTCGGGCACTTCGTCGAGTGGTACGACTGGTACGTGTACGGCCTTCTCGCGGCCGTCTTCTCGTCGCAGATCTTCCCCTCGGACTCCCCGTTCGCGTCGCTGATGGCCGCGTTCCTCACCTACGCCATCGGGTTCATCATCCGCCCCCTCAGCGGCATCATCCTCTCTCCACTGGCAGACAGGTACGGACGCCGCCGCATCCTCTCCCTCGCGGTGTCGGGAATGGCTCTGGGTGCGCTGATCATCGGCCTCACACCGCCGTTCGCCGCCGTCGGCTACCTCGCGCCGATCATGTTCGTCGTCGCACGCATCCTGCAGGGCATCTCCGCCGGAACAGAGGGGCAGAGCGCCATCGCGTTCATGGTCGAACACGCGCCCGCCGACCGGCGCGGCCTCTTCGGCTCCTTCACCAACATGGCAAGTGGCCTGGCGACGCTCGCCGCCACCGCCGCCGCCGCCATCGTCACCTCGGCCTTCGCCCCCGACGTTCTCGCGTCGTGGGGATGGCGAATCCCCTTCATCGTCGGCGGCATCCTGGGCGTGGTCGGCCTCGTCCTCCGCGCCCGCTCGGACGAGTCGCCCGAGTTCGAAGCCAGCGCGATGGCCGACCAGAAGTCCGCGCCCAAGAAGCTCCTCGAGCTGCTGCGCAACCACCCGAAGGCCATCGTGCAGACCGCCGCCCTCTCGGCCCCCGCCGTGGCCTACTACACCTGGGCGACGTTCCTGCCCACCTACGCGAACCTCACCTCGGGTCGCGACCTGTCCTCGACCCTGGCGGGCAGCGTGATCGGACTCGCTCTGCTCGTGATCGTCGTGCCGACCTGCGGGTATCTCTCGGATCGACTCGGCCGACGCAAGATCTTCCCCATCGTCGGCGCCACCGGCATGATCGTGCTCTTCTTCCCTCTGCTGCTCCTGCTGCAGACGCCGGGCTTCTGGGTCTATGTGCTCGTGGCGGCGTCGGGCTGGGTCGTCCTCGGCATCTGGCAGTCCGTGTACCCCACCATTCAGGCGGAGCTGTTCCCCGCCGCGGTCCGTGTCTCGGGGATCGGCTTCGCCCACCAGATCGTGATCGCCGTGTTCGGCGGGACAGCGCCCCTCATCGCGGCAGCATTCGTCGGCGCTGGGAACCCCATGGGGGTCGCGGTCTACATGATCGTCGTCGTCACTCTGTGCCTGATCGTCTACCTGACCCTGCCGGAGACCGGCAGCCGGGCACCGCAGGCCACCGTCTCGGCAACCGACAGCATCTCCGTCGTAGTGGACGATCCGGACATTCCGATGCCTGACGTGCGCCGCCGCCGCGACACCGCCGGCGTCCGCGGGCGCCGAGCAGCCGCCACCGAGCAGTGA